The window ataattatctAACCTGAGGTGAACATGATCTAACCTGAGGTGAACATTAAGACATTtatactttttctctttttaaaaagggCAAAAAACATCCTACATCTACATGCAGACATCTGTTTGCACTGAAAAACGTCATCCTTCAGTCGATTAAGTATCAACCAAAGTGACTAACGGATACAAACTCCAACACCCCTTTTATAGCATTTTACCAGACAACTACATTTAGTGTTTGACAGCCACTCAATAAGGCTGTTGCCTGGTGTTAACTTTCACACCCTGAATAGAGtcaaactgcattttttaaaactgttagCAATCACACATTTGGCTactcagacaggaaacatgcagcatttatctcctcctctagacaataaaaatcaataaatacagaacaGATGGAAATAAATAATCTGCAGCCAGTCGTTCGttcgttcattcattcattcattcaggaCAGGGGTGGAGAGAGATCAAACTCACATGTGCaaaaccctctctctctttttccaggAACAcaatctctttttcttccttacAGGCAGAACCGTTAAAGAATAAAACTTCTTAAGAGCTTATTAATGCTGTATCTGCCATGTAAAACGTGCTCCATCTTCAGTAGATTTATATaaaaagggggggaggggggaggaggtggtGCATGTTTAACGGATGCTGACTGACCAAAGCTTGCAATGTCAcaccaacatgaaaaaaacaaaaacaaaaacataactgaaCACTTCCTCAGGCACCATAATACAAAGTGGCAGGAAGAGCATTTGGTCCTCGATTTACAGTCTCTTACATTCCACGTGTTTCTCGTTTCCAAGCTCCTGAtactttaaaacataaatagcAGCGGTCACTGTCCCGACAACCTGAGCTCACAGAGTCCATATCCTCCATCTTTCCAACGTTCAGTGTCCTTTCTCGTCTTTCGTCAGCTGACATTCACAGAATGAGATCGCTCCACGAACCCCAACAGGTCCCTGGGATTCCCTTAGCATGAGTCCTTGActggaggaggtgaggtgaggggaggggggggggggggtttgggtATGTAGGGGTCACTTGTCATATGACAATGAGAAGGGGGGTGAGTTTCAGCGTGAGGTCACTCCCAGCTGTGTCTTCATGTTCTCGTACACTACGTAGCTAATGCTCACAGCGGGGATGACTTTTAGGAAGTTGGGGGCCAGGCCTCTGTAGAGCCCCGCGGGGCCCTCGGTCTGCAAGATCTGCTTGAAGAGACCCGTCATCGTCATCTGCTGGCTGCCTCCTGACGCCGCTACAAAAGATAACAAAGATTACACTCAGGAGGATGTCGCAATAGAGGATGTTGCAATAAAGAGATAAAGATTATGAGCCTCCTAGTTTGTTTAAAACTCTCTGGACTTAAAATCACTTTGGGTTTGATggtcaaataaacttttaaacttgTATTTTGTCTGAACTTCACTAGTTGGATTTGATGaagtttcacttttttaaaaagtctagTATTAAATGTGTCAGTTCAGCGTTTGCTGCTTTATTGAGCAACAGCATCACTGATTCATGTCTGACATGAACTTTCCTCCCTCTGACTGACAACAGCTGTGGAGGCTTTTCACAGAAATAAAGTAGGTGCGGTGCCTTAAAGAGCAGCTGACTACATTTCCAATTAATGTCTAATATAGTTTTACAACAGCGTATTGATGCAACCGTGACGAAATATTTACTCAGTGTCACATTTTAACAAGATACTTTTCACATTAAGTTTCTCATTATGAGaagaaactgagcaaatattttttaatcatgGTGGCTGTGATACACTGCTGTACAATTTGATGCATTTTCCCTGTAAGAATAATACAATTCTCCAGGAAAAACTCAATATTTGGAATGTCTTAATAGGAAAAATGGTCAAATTTAAGACGTAAATCTCCTCTCAATGCATTTGTGACACGCAAAGTCCGTTTTCTACACCTGAAGTAGTCAGATTACTACGAACTGGTATTTCGGGAACTAAGGCCTCACCTTGTGCTTGCATGCGGGTGCGGATGAGAGCGAGGGGGTAACTGGCGAGCTGACCGCAGCCGCTGGACACGGTGCCGCAGGCCAGCAGGACGAGCACGCCGGGGTCGTGGCTGTTGATGCCGTACTGCTGCAGGTAGCTGTTCTTCAAGGTCTgacgagaagaagaagaaggacagGATTGATTAATCATGTTCGTGTATTTGACCGTTTttcccccccccacacacacagtattatgTCATTTAGATTCTGTTATATAATCCAGTCATGTGTTTGCTCGCCATCTCAAGTTTTATTCATGTCGAGGTAAGATGTTGTAATAAAACCTTTTggctttttaaataaacacttctcttgtattttatatttggtTTCATACTCATGTTTTATCAGTGTGCAAAGTtcacaaaaagagaagaaagaaagtgtaAATGTGGTGAATTTTCAGCCTGAAGATTAACATTCCTACCACAGCGATACTAAAAAACACAACTCGATACTACTGACAGGAATgtgagaaaactaaaaatagaCTGGAGGGAGTTTGATAGGATAAGAGTCGGTGTAGTGGCGACGTCTCACCTCGTACACCGCCAGGTCGATGCCTGCGTAGGGGATGATGCCCAACATGTTGGGGACGTAACCTTTGTAAAACGCTCCGAGTCCTTCTTTCCTGAAAATCTGCTTCGCACAGTCTGCGATACCCGAGTACTGACCCGTCGTCCTCAGAGCCAGACGGGTTTTCAGCAcctggagacagaaaaagaagataaaTTAGTGCATTGATACCAGGAATGTAGGCTGTGTTCTAAACTTTATtatacatataaacaaaaagtcaatttattaATTCTATGAAACTTGGAGAGGAAGTTTCCTGAACTGATAATCACCTCCATGGGGTAGATTGTACTCTGGGCGGTCAATCCAGCCAGAGATCCAGCGACAAGTCTCTCCAGGATGCTCAGAGTCTCCTTATCGCTGCCGATCAAACGTTTGATCTGGAGAAATCAATCGAGATGAAAGATGTTATTAAACTGCCATCAGGAAGTGTTTCATTTACcggtgtatgtgtgtttgtgacgtACCTGCTCATACGCCATGAACTTCAGCGCCGACTCGGGGGCGATTTTGATGATGTTCACTCCGTTGCCTCGCCACAACGACCTCGTGCCGCCTTCTTTGATCATCTGCATCAACCCGCTCATGATGCACATGTTGTTGGTTCGGGATCCATAAACCTGAagaccaacaaaaaaaaacaacaaccaatcAATAAATGTGATGGGAACGTTTGACAAACCCAAAGCTGGCAAATTCTGGCCGCGTCCGGCAGCTCAATCTTGGAATTTTGGGATGAATTTGGATCGGCGCCATGTGGGCCACGaatgttttttttggtaaataacCCAAATGCATCATTAACAAATCAATAGGGCACACGGTTGTTTCAAAGTCGACCTTTACACGCGACAGCTGACGCAAATCGGGGCCGTTGACACAGATTCTGACTCTGCCTACAGTTAAGACCTTCAGCCCGTCGTTGACGGTGGATCTGACACAGGATTACGCAGTCAAGGGTGTTACGGACGTTTGTGAGCCGCCATTGGTCGGTCAGGTGGCCTGGCTCTGATAGACAATCAGCCCCTGGactccgccccccccccctgctCTCTATTAAACATTAACTTGTTTATGGGATTAGGTAACTTAGGCTCTTGAGCAATTTCTTTCAAGTTTCTCCTTGTTTAACTGATTGTGCCACCTGGAGTTACAAAAGAGGTTCAGATTATTCCCTCTAGGAGAGTCTTATActattaaaaattttaaaaaaaacaagttaatcTCTAGATTGGACTTTAACATGATGCCTCACTGAGCCAAACAGCTGACAACTGGGTCACAGCACCCAAAAGCTGATGATTATTCTCCTCTGCAGCAAATAACAAGCGAGATAAGAGTTTCCACAGTTTCCTCTGCACACTGTTCTGCTCCCAAACTTTCCCcgtctatttaaaaaaaaaactccctgcAGACTTGTCTTACCTGCATCATGACTTTGACTCTGTCAAGCGGAGCGGTGCAGGTCCTGGAAACGGCTCCGGCTCCTCCACCTGCGACCAGGTGCCTCCACCACATTCCAGTCATTTTCTCCTCGTGGGTGAACTCATCAGGCACCAACAGGTTATCACCCACATCGAATATCTaccaggaagagagagacatgaaTTATTAGATTTACAGAATTTCAGAGGTGGCTTCCTGTCCTATCTGGTAGATATTTTTAGTAGAATAGTTTTTGCTAGTTAAAAAAACTTGACAGAAGACACTTAAAACTGCATCTCTGCACGTGTCCTGTTCAGAACATTTTTCTCGTTAGCAGCGCGTGCTTGACAGCGGTCGCATGACTGAGTATACATCACGGGCCTCCACCGCCACAGTAAAAAAGGTCAAACTGTGCGACTGTCACGGTGCACCGGGTTTCTTTTCCACAGGTGTTGCAGTTCGTGTCAAGTTAATTGATTTCAGTAGATCGTCGTGGACATAGTGTGCTTCTTTGAAATCAGATCTTAATGAAGATCCCCCCCTCGGCAAAAGGTCAAAGAGTGCGAGTGTGTAAGGAGAAAAGTTTCCAGACGATCTGGGTCAGCAGACACGGCTTACAGCTGGATCGGTGTAAAGCTGCAGCGGTGGATTGGTGCCAACTGTGGTCACCatgtctaaatttaaaaaagactaccccccaaaaaaagcaGTTTTGGACGGTCATAGAACAGCAAGATTCAAGAAAACTACTCTATGTGAAAAAAGGTCTTAATCTGTGAGATCTTTACTGCATCATTGTTATATAATTTTAGTGAGTCAATAAAATTTGCCATTTACCGCCCTGTCCTAATCAGAAGACATCAATCACCTCCTGCTCATATCTGGTAGCAGGTACAGAGCTCCAGTGTCACTCAGGGACACCAGCTTTGCATTCTGGCTCTGCTGCATGGATTGAACCCATGACCTCCCAGAGCattcaacatcttttttttttttttttttttgcttgcaaACTGGTATGACCCAGCAGCTCCAGTTTCATCAGTAACTTAGCTGCAATTTGCTTGGCCtcttggggaggacaggagagtTAAACTCTAGCTGTATTCTTGGCCCTGGTTCAGTCTTTACTCAGTGCCAAGTTGAAGCTGCTTCTCATTAGCTGAATAGCAGTAAAACACTCGAACATCAATCAAGATCAGGCCGTTCTCCCGTGGGAGCTGTGCTACATCACTCAAGTCGCCACCGGCTCTGATTGACTGCTGCTCCTTTTACATAACAGCAAATCCTTCTGACATAATCCTCCCCGAATGGGAACAATTCCATTCACGGCCTAATGGAGCTTAATTGCTGACGCACGACTTGAGCCTTTTATGTAGTTTGCTTTCCAACTGACCTGTTTGTTTCAGACAGGAGGGAGGTATAATGCCTTAAATACTTAGATTAGGTTGAGTTTAAGTGATACTATTATTGGATCTGAAACTGGGTGAAAATATGACATCAGAAAATTTACGCAACACCAACTCCTAATAATAAAAGGAGGGAGTTTTCTGGAAGTTTGCACATTCGTGATTCATGATTCAGAACTTCCTTGTTGGCTGTTGGCGGTGAAAGGTCAGCATTGTTGCGGCTCAGCTGTCTGTACAGTTTCCTCCTTTTGGGGGAAAAACGTTTCAGTGCAGACGGCAAAACTAACCGTGGAGTGTTTCCAGTAGAGGATGATCTCAGGAATGCTCTCAGCCTTCTCCTCCATGGGATAGTTGCTCCATTCTTTACTGCTGATTGTAATCATTCCATTCTTATccatgcttttaaaaaaaaggaaagataaaaaatgtaagATATTGAGCCCCTGAAaccaaaacatcaaaaattCCAGAGTATGAAACATCAATAAAATTACCTCTGAAGGGCTTTCTCCGCATGCTGCGGGGAAATATGCACCCCGAGTTCCCAAAGAGACTGCATTAACTCCTTAGGATCAACGCGACCTTTAAGACAAAGGATATAAAGACAAGTTGTACGTTATTCTGACTcgaaaaaaatgacacaaagtgAGAAATGAAAGGAGCACAGAGACGTGTGCAAGGAAACCGAAACCTTAAATTTGCAAGGCATCTGCTTTCGCACCTGCATGCTTCCTGTCAAGGCTCTTCACCACAAGTTTGAGGTCTTTCTCGTAATCTTGAAGATAGTGAACAAACTCCTCAAAGTCCAGCTGTCCGTCTGAGTCATGTTCTTCCCTATGTAAGGTTTTCTgcaagaaataataaaaaaaaaatacaggcaaTAAGAAAATATTGTCTTGTAATGTCTGATAATAGTATAGTTTTATTGAAGCAATGAAGGAAAACAGCAGCACTCCGCTGCATCAGACTGTTTTTACTTAGTTTCAGGTAAAAACATTAGTTTCAGCAGTGGGTGACACTTTACAGGGTGCAGAGGAGTCACCTGTGTTGATACAGCaaaccattttttttacagccaaGATTATGAAACCGGTACAACAAGTTCTGATATGTACTCTATGTTTAAAATTAGCATCCATGTTTAAATTTAGCATCTAAATCCGCCAAATAACGAACGCCAAGAACATTTAGCTACAGCCTTGAATGTTAAAAAGGTGTGCCATCTTGTGTTTCATGGCCCCACGGGAAGCCACTGTGACCCATTTGCCAAGTTTCTCTGCTCTTGGCATTCTTGAATGACAGTGATGACATTGGTTTTTTCAGGACAGCCAGGTCTATCTTTGACCTCAACTGCTAACTGACCTGCCAACTGCTTTAATCCTGTCTAAGCTCAGGGCCTCCGGGGAGGTAAAACAAGACGAGGACAGAGACTGACCCGCTGCCCACAGCGCAGGCATATGACTGTCACGCAGTAATCTATACCTCAAGACAATCCTGCGGCCTCTCCTCCTGTAGCTCATGCCAACCTGCCTGCACAAGTACATAAATGTGACTTACAGCATGTTTAAAAAGGGGGAATGCCACGTGACCAATTTCAAGTATTTACATTTCTCTACATGCACTCAGTCCTCCAGCGTTTGTGTGCTTGTACTTTACCTTTTTTGTCCAACGGCCAACTGGCTAGTGaatgtttaaatttttatcAGCCTTTCAATAGATTACCATAGTTGTTTTGCCTGGTGAGTGAAGCATATCCACCAGCAACTTGCAGATTTTACCAGCATTttgctggtgctaattttgtggCCTGTACTGCCCTTCTCCAAAAAGGTCTGAAATTCAAGTGAGAAGGCTGTAAGCTGTTGTAACTGCTCTATTGAACACAAACAGGACAATGACAGTTCAAGTGAACCCCCGCTGAGTGCAAGAACTGCACAATCTGACAGGTTACAAATGGGCCCGTGTCCTATTGATTGTTGATGGAGCAAGAGCTCCAAGTACAgcaaaacctttaaatacaagAATCAAGGTTCAGGTTTCAAGTTTACACCATCAGGAATGTTTACAAGTAATACATGAGCGATTAGAAGATGACATTTCATTTGCACTACTTGAAATCTGATTTCCAACTGAGAAGGAGCGTGATGGGGGCCAAAGTCCAGGAGCATCCCTgtgtacaaaaaaatgtatttaaaagtttatctgaagttttgagtcaaatcaagaagatatctttcaacattacagtctttttagtgccaaagttcctctttttgttactgtacttcgATCACAGctaaacagggaaacactgtctgaggaaacacaaagagggaatttgatgctaaaaaagactataaatgtgtcagatatccacttgatatgactaactcagactgctgaagcctcatgtaaacttcacatctacttttaaatgtatttttgcactaaatgactgtgtggcctccatcacttccattgaaagcacatttgaagaccTTTTAATAGCcactatgaacaggaggaatgattacagtgaggacaacctctttcattgttcatatggacacctgattgttgttttaagacagagttgaacaattgtgaacttgtcctttaaaagGAATAAGGCATGAAGTCCCTGCAggaaaatctgacatttttttaaaaaacaaacaaaaaaactattatgttttatttccagTGTTACTGTGCATAATCTGTTGTCATATCTGtctatttcactttttaaatatcGTTTTActgttatgtatttattttctagTCTTGTAATGTCTGATAAGAGAATTGTTTTATTGATGAGaattgttttattgaagcaaTGAAGGAGCACAGTAGCACTCCACCGCACTACATTTGCTTTTATCTAATTTTAATGCCGAAATGATTTAATCTAATGTTGTCATGCAAAGTACTTTGTTTATATCGCAAAATTACAAAGTTTCATACTTTCGTTATGACATCAGATGCTGGCTTTCTCCTCCAAACCAAAAAAATGCACCAGACTGCAGCCTACATTCCTTTTTAGGGTGGATTTTCTCTGCTAAATGAATGACGCCGGCTTCAGGCGGTGCTGGCTCGTTCGCcggtttttaaaaatgagcgGTAGCATTagttttttaataaacaaaaacagtgtaaaGTTAAACATGTGTTCAGTGGTTACATCCAAGTATTctcaaaagacagaaatattcTCGTGGTGACTTTTCTGGAAGCCGGGCAGCTGTGCGGCCTAGTCGTAGAGGCTTTTTTTTACTACAGCGCTAATCTTTCCGGCGCCCGGAAAGAAAGGATTTAGTGGCGGTCAAAGTAAGTTAACTGGATTTAAAGAAGTAGGTAATAGTACATGCTGAGCCAGGAtgtgttttgacatttaaaaaagttgACTTTGAGTGTTTTCTTCTTACCTTTCGCCACCTTTGATACGTTGTGAACTCTTGCGACGGCAGAAGCACGCTCAATTTGTTGAAGAGAGACTTCAGCTCCGACGGCAGACCATTAGACTCGAAATACTCCACCTCAACGGGGTCTGAGTTAGACACGGGGAC of the Thunnus maccoyii chromosome 9, fThuMac1.1, whole genome shotgun sequence genome contains:
- the slc25a25a gene encoding calcium-binding mitochondrial carrier protein SCaMC-2-A → MLSLCLYVPVSNSDPVEVEYFESNGLPSELKSLFNKLSVLLPSQEFTTYQRWRKKTLHREEHDSDGQLDFEEFVHYLQDYEKDLKLVVKSLDRKHAGRVDPKELMQSLWELGVHISPQHAEKALQSMDKNGMITISSKEWSNYPMEEKAESIPEIILYWKHSTIFDVGDNLLVPDEFTHEEKMTGMWWRHLVAGGGAGAVSRTCTAPLDRVKVMMQVYGSRTNNMCIMSGLMQMIKEGGTRSLWRGNGVNIIKIAPESALKFMAYEQIKRLIGSDKETLSILERLVAGSLAGLTAQSTIYPMEVLKTRLALRTTGQYSGIADCAKQIFRKEGLGAFYKGYVPNMLGIIPYAGIDLAVYETLKNSYLQQYGINSHDPGVLVLLACGTVSSGCGQLASYPLALIRTRMQAQAASGGSQQMTMTGLFKQILQTEGPAGLYRGLAPNFLKVIPAVSISYVVYENMKTQLGVTSR